One genomic window of Gracilinema caldarium DSM 7334 includes the following:
- a CDS encoding alpha-N-arabinofuranosidase, protein MNKTKITLEKDFVIANVDDRLFSSFIEHLGRAVYYGIYEPEHQEADEQGFRKDVISLVRELGVKMVRYPGGNFLSGYNWTDGIGPRENRPVRLDLAWRSIEPNQVGIDEFYDWAKKTNVEVMAAVNMGTGTPKAAGEMLEYCNFPGGTYWSDLRKKNGHSEPYGIKTWCIGNEMDGPWQICHLDAVDYGKKARETAKIMKWIDDKIELVVCGSATNLLSTFPEWDRVVLEHTYEHIDYLSLHRYYENLGNDINFLASFVDMNNFIKSVYSTVEYVKSLKRSTKSVYLSFDEWNVWYQQQQTRYDWVTAPPILEDQYSLLDALVFAGMGMTLVNNADKVKIACLAQLVNVIAPIFTKNGGPAIRQTIFYPFRDISMYGRGRVLQPVVVTPSIETCYGDAPVVYVSAVENIEGNISLFCLNIGKSPVHTIELNLRSFGKMEMIFWSVLKGKDLNVRNTFENPDQIKPILKQNIDGAFDTFKLDIEPLSWNVIRFKKSKQ, encoded by the coding sequence ATGAATAAAACTAAAATAACTTTAGAAAAAGACTTTGTTATAGCAAATGTGGACGACCGTTTATTTAGTTCGTTTATAGAGCATCTTGGTCGTGCTGTGTATTATGGGATCTATGAACCTGAACATCAAGAAGCTGATGAACAAGGTTTTCGAAAAGATGTAATAAGTCTGGTTCGTGAACTTGGAGTTAAAATGGTTCGTTATCCCGGCGGTAATTTCCTTTCAGGATATAATTGGACCGATGGAATCGGTCCTCGTGAAAATAGACCCGTTCGTCTTGATCTTGCATGGCGATCAATAGAACCAAATCAAGTCGGGATTGATGAATTTTATGACTGGGCAAAAAAAACTAATGTAGAAGTTATGGCTGCAGTTAACATGGGCACAGGCACACCTAAGGCTGCTGGTGAAATGTTGGAATACTGTAACTTTCCTGGAGGAACCTACTGGAGTGATCTAAGAAAGAAAAATGGTCATAGTGAACCATATGGTATTAAAACATGGTGTATCGGCAATGAAATGGATGGGCCATGGCAAATCTGTCATCTCGATGCTGTTGATTATGGGAAAAAGGCTCGAGAAACAGCTAAAATTATGAAATGGATTGATGATAAAATTGAACTTGTAGTTTGTGGTAGTGCAACAAATCTTTTGTCTACTTTTCCAGAATGGGACAGAGTGGTGCTTGAACATACTTATGAACATATAGATTATCTATCGTTACACCGTTATTATGAAAATTTAGGTAATGATATAAATTTTCTTGCATCTTTTGTTGATATGAATAATTTTATTAAGAGCGTGTATTCTACTGTTGAGTACGTAAAAAGTCTAAAAAGAAGTACAAAATCTGTTTATCTATCATTTGATGAATGGAATGTTTGGTATCAACAACAACAAACTCGCTATGATTGGGTAACAGCTCCACCTATTCTTGAAGATCAATACTCTTTATTAGATGCTTTGGTTTTTGCCGGAATGGGTATGACTCTTGTTAATAATGCAGATAAAGTTAAGATCGCTTGTCTTGCACAATTGGTTAATGTGATTGCACCAATCTTTACAAAGAATGGTGGTCCTGCTATAAGGCAAACGATTTTTTATCCTTTTCGTGATATCTCAATGTACGGACGTGGTCGAGTCTTGCAACCAGTTGTAGTAACTCCTTCGATAGAAACTTGCTATGGTGATGCACCTGTTGTTTATGTTTCAGCTGTTGAAAATATTGAGGGTAATATATCACTGTTTTGTTTAAATATTGGTAAATCTCCAGTTCATACAATTGAACTCAATCTGCGTTCGTTTGGAAAAATGGAAATGATATTTTGGAGTGTTTTAAAAGGAAAAGATTTAAATGTAAGAAATACATTTGAAAACCCAGATCAGATAAAGCCTATATTAAAACAAAACATTGATGGTGCTTTTGATACTTTTAAGCTTGATATTGAACCGCTATCCTGGAATGTTATTCGTTTTAAAAAAAGTAAACAATAA
- a CDS encoding ArsR/SmtB family transcription factor, which produces MKEINSTEDIINLCKALISPVRIQILKLIAEKKRINLNEIASQIGLSNGAITQHMKPLFDADLIEFIYTSGKRGSQKICILKEHKFLIDILTNIDKSCMYEIEIPIGNFTRYKVYPTCGIATINELIGEVDEPRYFDAPEIKNAGILWFTKGFIEYRIPNYLKNNQMIQELQISFEISSEAPGVCPNWPSDIHFAINNIELGYWTSPGDFGGDVHGIFTPDWWDPNWNSYGLLKLLSINKQGTFIDGGKISDVNIDMLTIDSFSPIVFRISVPDDAKNIGGLTLFGKGFGNYNQDIKVRTIFCEL; this is translated from the coding sequence CCAGTACGCATACAGATATTAAAATTAATAGCTGAAAAGAAAAGAATTAATCTTAATGAGATAGCATCTCAGATCGGCCTTTCCAATGGTGCGATAACTCAACATATGAAACCACTTTTTGATGCAGATCTAATTGAATTTATTTACACTTCAGGAAAACGTGGTTCTCAAAAAATATGTATATTAAAAGAGCATAAGTTTTTAATAGATATTTTAACAAACATAGATAAAAGTTGTATGTATGAAATAGAAATACCAATAGGTAATTTTACTCGTTATAAAGTCTATCCAACCTGTGGGATTGCTACCATAAATGAACTTATTGGTGAAGTCGATGAGCCTAGATATTTCGATGCACCAGAAATAAAAAATGCTGGAATTCTTTGGTTCACTAAAGGATTCATAGAATATAGAATTCCAAACTATTTAAAAAACAACCAGATGATTCAAGAATTACAAATATCGTTTGAAATTAGTTCTGAAGCACCAGGAGTCTGTCCAAACTGGCCAAGCGATATTCATTTTGCAATTAATAATATCGAGCTTGGTTATTGGACAAGTCCCGGAGATTTTGGAGGGGATGTACATGGTATTTTTACACCTGATTGGTGGGACCCTAATTGGAATTCCTATGGCTTGCTAAAATTACTGTCTATAAATAAGCAAGGGACATTTATTGATGGAGGGAAAATATCCGATGTGAATATTGATATGTTAACAATTGATTCATTTAGCCCAATTGTCTTTCGCATTTCAGTTCCAGACGATGCTAAAAATATAGGTGGGCTAACTTTATTTGGCAAAGGATTTGGGAATTATAATCAAGACATAAAGGTACGTACTATATTTTGTGAATTATAA